The genomic stretch CTAGTGGTCCAAACACGGAAATTTTCTATGATCGTGGACCAGAATATGGTGATGATGAAAGTGATCCAGAACTATATCCAGGCGGGGAAAACGAGCGTTACTTAGAAGTATGGAACCTTGTGTTCTCTCAGTTTAATCACAATCCAGATGGCACATATACACCACTTCCAAAGAAAAATATTGATACAGGTATGGGGCTTGAGCGTATGTGCTCAATCATCCAAGAAACAAAAACAAACTTTGAGACTGATTTATTTACGCCAATCATTAATGCAACAGAACAGATTTCAGGCTTGAAATACGGTGAGAATACAGATCATGATGTAGCGTTCAAAGTAGTTGCAGACCACGTCCGTACTGTAGCATTTGCTGTTGGGGATGGAGCTCTTCCATCAAATGAAGGCCGTGGTTATGTATTACGTCGTTTATTACGTCGTGCTGTCCGTTATGCAAAACAAATTAATATCAACCGTCCATTCATGTACGAGCTTGTTCCAACAGTTGCTGAAATTATGGTTGATTTCTATCCAGAAGTAAAGGAAAAAAGCGAATTCATTCAAAAAGTGATGAAAACCGAAGAAGATCGTTTCCATGAAACTCTTCATGAAGGATTAGCAATCTTAAATGACGTCATTGCTAAAGAAAAAGAAAAAGATAGTACAGTCATTTCTGGTGAAGATGCGTTTCGTCTTTATGACACATACGGTTTCCCAATTGAGCTTACAGAAGAATATGCTGAAGAACATAACATGACAATAGATTATGAAGGCTTCAAAGCAGAAATGGAAGCACAGCGTACAAGAGCGCGTGAAGCTCGTCAAGATGTGGGCTCAATGAAAGTTCAAGATGCACTTCTTGGGGATGTTAAAGAAGAAAGTACGTTTGTTGGTTATAGTCAAGAAAGCCTTCATACAGCTGTATCAATTATTATTCAAGATGGTGAACTTGTGGAGGAAGCATCAAGTGGCGAAGTTCAAATTATGCTAAATGAAACGCCATTTTATGCAGAAAGCGGTGGACAGGTAGCTGACAAAGGAACAATCACAGGAGAAGGTGTAAAAGCTCTTGTCAAAGATGTTCAAAAAGCGCCAAATGGACAAAACCTTCACACAGTAGAAGTTGTAGAAGGAACGCTCACAAAAGGTCAAGCCGTTTTAGCAGAAATTTCGACTGATAAGCGCAACAGCATCGTGAAAAACCATACAGCAACACATCTTCTTCATCAAGCATTAAAAGATGTATTAGGTGAGCACGTGAACCAAGCAGGTTCTCTTGTAACACAGGATCGTCTTCGTTTTGATTTTACACACTTTGGTCAAATTCAACCTGAAGAGATTGAAAAAATTGAAACTATTGTTAATGAAAAAGTATGGGAAAGCATTCCTGTAACTATTTCAAACAAATCGCTTAATGAAGCGAAGAAAATGGGAGCAATGGCTTTATTCGGAGAGAAGTATGGTGACATTGTACGCGTTGTTCAAGTTGGCGATTATAGCCTTGAACTTTGCGGCGGTTGTCATGTTGAGAACACTTCTTCTATCGGTATTTTCAAAATCGTTTCAGAGTCAGGAATTGGAGCAGGCACACGTCGTATTGAAGCTGTAACAGGTCAAGCTGCTTACAAAGTGATGAATGAGCAAGTATCACTTTTACATCAAGCAGCAAGTGTGCTAAAAGCAAATCCTCGCGATGTTGTAACCCGTGTAGAAGGACTAAAAGACGAAATTCGTACACTACAGCGTGAAAACGAATCTCTTGCAGCGAAGCTTGGAAACATTGAAGCAGGGAACTTAATCAATGAAGTGGAAGAAGTAAACGGTGTGAAAGTGATTGCTCATAGCGTTAATGGAGCAGACATGAATAACTTGCGTACGATGGTGGACGACTTAAAGAACAAAATAGGAACAGGTATTGTAGTCTTAGCTTCTGCTCAAAATGAAAAAGTAAATATTATTGCAGGAGTTACAAAAGATTTAATTTCGAACGGCTATCATGCTGGTAAGCTTGTTAAAGAAGTTGCTGCTGTATGCGGTGGCGGCGGTGGTGGACGCCCAGACATGGCTCAGGCAGGCGGGAAAGACCCAAGTAAAATTCAAGATGCTTTGTCCGCAGCGAAACAGTGGATAAAATCCGTTTAATTCATAGTACTTTTCGTGTACAATGAAAATAAGCATTAAAACTGTTTCTTTTGTTGACGATGAGTGAGGTGGAAAAAATGAGTTCATTTGATCGAACGATGAAATTTGATTTTCATGAAGACCCAGTAGACACAAACGTAAATGAAGTGCTTTTTACGGTTTATGAGGCACTAAAAGAAAAAGGCTACAACCCAATTAATCAAATTGTCGGTTATTTACTATCTGGGGACCCAGCTTACATTCCAAGACATAAGGATGCACGTAACATTATTCGCAAGCTTGAACGAGATGAATTAATTGAAGAACTTGTGAAATCCTATTTAAAGAACCACCGAGAGGAAGCGTAAATTGCGAACATTAGGATTAGACGTTGGTACAAGAACAATTGGTGTGGCAGCAAGTGATGCAATGGGATGGACAGCTCAGGGGGTTGAAACAATTAAGTTCCCAGAAAACCAACTGAACAAAGCATTGCCACGCTTGGAAGAACTTATTAAAGAACATGAGGTAAGCAAAATTATCGTTGGATTACCTAAAAATATGAATAATACAATTGGTCCAAGAGGTGAAGCTTGCCTTTCCTTCGCAGAAAAGCTAAAATCAACATTTGACCTTGAAGTTGAAATGTGGGACGAGCGTCTTTCAACAATGGCTGCACAGCGCATGCTTATTTCTGCTGATGTAAGCCGTAAAAAGCGTAAACAAGTAATTGATAAGATGGCAGCTGTTGTTATTCTGCAAGGTTATTTAGATAGCAAGCAATTTTAAAAAACATAATGAGGTGACAAAATGGATCACGGAGAACAACATATCACAGTAATTGACGAAAATGGGGACGAGCAGCTTTGTGAGGTTATTACAACATTCCACTCTGATCAGTTCAACAAAGCGTACGTTCTTTATTCCCCAATTGCTCAATCAGAAGAAGAAGGCGAAGTAATCGTTCATGCATCTAGCTTTATTCCAAATGGAGAAGGCGAAGATGGCGAACTTCAGCCAATCGAAACTGAAGAAGAATGGAACATGCTTGAAGAAGTGCTATATGCACTTGATTCAGAAGAAGAGTAAAAAAGTAAAAGCCGCTTCCTAAGCTTAGGAAGCGGCTTTTTTATGTGCCATAATTTGTATCCTGAGCAGAGCGGAGTAAATTTAAGCATAAAGAAAAATTATGCAAGAAGGGAGAGGTGTTTTTTGTCTGATATTGGCGAAAAATAGTTAAAGATGTAGTATAATTAATCGCGGAAAGGGAGGAGTGACGATTGGCACGTAAAAATAAACCGATTGATTTTTCACAAACGTTAATGCAGCAACAAAATGAAGCTAAAAAAGTGCGCAAAGCGGTTTTGTGGGTGTTGTCCATTTTATTTGTTTTATTCGTTGGTTTAGCGCTTGGGCTTTATATTTATATTCACTCAGCTCTAAGCCCTGTAGACGAAGAAAACAAGAAAGAAATTATTGTGTCTGTGCCAACAGGCTCAACAGTTTCTACAATTGCCCACACGCTAGAAGATAAAGATTTAATAAAAAACGCTACTGTGTTTCGCTACTATGCTAAGTTTTCTAACTTAAATGACTTCCAAGCAGGCAACTATGAGTTCACAAAGGCAATGAGTCCAGAAGAGATGATTAATCGCCTGCAAGAAGGAAAAGTATCAAACAAAGCAACTGTTAAAATTACTGTTCCAGAAGGTCGTCAGCTTGATGAAATTTCTACTCTTATTTCAAAAGAAACGAAGTTTTCAAAAGAGGAAATAGAGCAAAAGTTAGATGATAAAGCTTTCATTAACAATATGAAAAAGAAATATCCGGATTTAGTTACATCTGAGATTGATAACGCAAAGATTAAGCATCCTCTAGAAGGCTATTT from Priestia filamentosa encodes the following:
- a CDS encoding DUF1292 domain-containing protein — translated: MDHGEQHITVIDENGDEQLCEVITTFHSDQFNKAYVLYSPIAQSEEEGEVIVHASSFIPNGEGEDGELQPIETEEEWNMLEEVLYALDSEEE
- the ruvX gene encoding Holliday junction resolvase RuvX, yielding MRTLGLDVGTRTIGVAASDAMGWTAQGVETIKFPENQLNKALPRLEELIKEHEVSKIIVGLPKNMNNTIGPRGEACLSFAEKLKSTFDLEVEMWDERLSTMAAQRMLISADVSRKKRKQVIDKMAAVVILQGYLDSKQF
- the mltG gene encoding endolytic transglycosylase MltG, which codes for MQQQNEAKKVRKAVLWVLSILFVLFVGLALGLYIYIHSALSPVDEENKKEIIVSVPTGSTVSTIAHTLEDKDLIKNATVFRYYAKFSNLNDFQAGNYEFTKAMSPEEMINRLQEGKVSNKATVKITVPEGRQLDEISTLISKETKFSKEEIEQKLDDKAFINNMKKKYPDLVTSEIDNAKIKHPLEGYLYPATYSFYKKDVSLEEILEAMIEKTNNVIAPYQPEIKKQKTTVHKILTMASLVEEEATDQTDRKKIASVFYNRLEKDMRLQTDPTVLYALGSHKDRVLYKDLEVDSPYNTYKVKGLTPGPIANAGKESIEAALSPEQTDYIYFLATESGEVIFTKTLEEHNKEKEKHITEERFQK
- a CDS encoding IreB family regulatory phosphoprotein; the protein is MSSFDRTMKFDFHEDPVDTNVNEVLFTVYEALKEKGYNPINQIVGYLLSGDPAYIPRHKDARNIIRKLERDELIEELVKSYLKNHREEA
- the alaS gene encoding alanine--tRNA ligase encodes the protein MKKLSSAEVRQMFLDFFKEKGHSVEPSASLVPHEDPTLLWINSGVATLKKYFDGRVIPDNPRICNAQKAIRTNDIENVGKTARHHTFFEMLGNFSIGEYFKEEAIEWAWEFLTSENWIGFESEKLSVTVHPEDHEAFDYWKDKIGVPEERIIRLEGNFWDIGEGPSGPNTEIFYDRGPEYGDDESDPELYPGGENERYLEVWNLVFSQFNHNPDGTYTPLPKKNIDTGMGLERMCSIIQETKTNFETDLFTPIINATEQISGLKYGENTDHDVAFKVVADHVRTVAFAVGDGALPSNEGRGYVLRRLLRRAVRYAKQININRPFMYELVPTVAEIMVDFYPEVKEKSEFIQKVMKTEEDRFHETLHEGLAILNDVIAKEKEKDSTVISGEDAFRLYDTYGFPIELTEEYAEEHNMTIDYEGFKAEMEAQRTRAREARQDVGSMKVQDALLGDVKEESTFVGYSQESLHTAVSIIIQDGELVEEASSGEVQIMLNETPFYAESGGQVADKGTITGEGVKALVKDVQKAPNGQNLHTVEVVEGTLTKGQAVLAEISTDKRNSIVKNHTATHLLHQALKDVLGEHVNQAGSLVTQDRLRFDFTHFGQIQPEEIEKIETIVNEKVWESIPVTISNKSLNEAKKMGAMALFGEKYGDIVRVVQVGDYSLELCGGCHVENTSSIGIFKIVSESGIGAGTRRIEAVTGQAAYKVMNEQVSLLHQAASVLKANPRDVVTRVEGLKDEIRTLQRENESLAAKLGNIEAGNLINEVEEVNGVKVIAHSVNGADMNNLRTMVDDLKNKIGTGIVVLASAQNEKVNIIAGVTKDLISNGYHAGKLVKEVAAVCGGGGGGRPDMAQAGGKDPSKIQDALSAAKQWIKSV